The window CCAAGGAGGATATCGTCAACCATCTGCTGGAAGCGGTCACCTCTCCCAGACCCTGCGAGGTCACGGATTCGCCTGCGTTCAGGCAGTGCACGCTGGAGACCGACATAACGAAGCTCCCCATCCCGAAGTACTTCCCTGAGGATGGCGGCAGATACATCACATCCGGAGTCGTGGTGACCGAATACACCGGAAAGAGGAACGTATCATTCCACAGGATGATGGTCATGGACAGGAACCACCTTGCCATCAGACTCGTTCCGAGACACCTCTTCACGCTCTACAACATGGCCAAGGAGAAAGGGGAGGAACTGAGGATCTCCATCTGCATCGGGGCAAAGGCCGAGGTCCTGCTGGCTGCGGCCACATCCATGGACTTCGGAGCGGACGAACTGGAGGTCGCATCGGCCATGAACCTGAAAGGTCACGGTGCCCCGCTTGCAGTGGGTAGATGCGACAACGGCATCCTCGTACCGGCCGACACGGACTACGTCCTCGAGGGACGCATCACGCTCAGGGAGACCAAGGAGGGCCCGTTCGTGGATATCACGGGAACGTACGACTTCGAGAGACAGCAGCCCGTGATCGAGATCGACAAGGTCTGGTCATGCAAAGACCCCATATTCCACCTGCTTCTCCCCGGAGGATACGAGCACTTCATGCTAATGGGGCTCCCCAGGGAACCCATGATCCTCAAGACCGTCAGACAGGCCGTCCCCAGGGTCAAGAACGTCCGCCTCACCGAGGGAGGATGCTGCTGGCTCAACGGAGTGGTTTCGATAAGGAAGAACAAGGAGGGCGACGGCGTCAACGCCATAATGGCCGCGTTCACCGGCCACCCGTCCATGAAGAACGTCATCATAGTGGACGACGACATCGACATCTTCAACGACAGGGAGGTCGAATGGGCGGTGGCCACCAGGATGCAGGCCGACAGGATCCTGAAGATCCCCAACGCAGCAGGTTCCTCGCTCGATCCGAGCTCCCACGGGAAGACCACGTGGAAGGTCGGCTACGACGCGACGATACCTTTGGACGCGGACAAGGTCCTGTTTGCAAAGGCAAAGCTCTGATTCCAGTGGAAACTAGGTTTTTTAAAGCCTATTGAGCGGGTTATCTCTATAATAAATTCAATAGGCGTCTACTCCATGGACCGTGCCTTTCGGTCCATGGGTGATAAGAAATGAACAAGACTATGACCATGATAGCCGTGGTGCTCACCGTGCTCACGGCATTCTACGTGGCCAACTACGCAGAGAACGTGGACGGCGAGGTCCATACGACGTTCAACGGCGAGGACTATGTGGTCATATCCGATGCCGGGGACCGCTGCTACACCGACTCGGAGATGACGTACAGCAGGATCTACATCGATTCGGCGACTGTCACGGCCAACGCGTTCAGGGACTGCAGCACGTCCTTGCAGTACGTGGTGCTCGGGGAAAGCGTGCGTACGGTCGGGGACAGTGCATTCGAGGGATGCACGAGATTGGGATATGTGAGCGGCCAGCAGGTCATATCGCTCGGTGCGTATTCGTTCAAGGATACGGGGGTAACCAATGCGGAGTTCGGCCCCAGCCTTACCGCCGTAGGGCCTTACGCCTTCAGCGGCTGCAAGAATCTGATGGCCCCTGTACTGAGCGGAACAAACGTCTCCTCACTGGAGGACGGTGTGTTCGCGGGCAGCAGATTGAGGATCGAGGACATGAGGAACGTCACCAGGATCTCCGACACAGCCTTCCAGGGGGCCACCGTGGGCGGCCAGATCGTCAGCGAGGGACAGTCCGCGAGGATACCGGACATTCCGTCGATAACGTTCAGCGGATTCGAGCCCTCGTCCCTGTCGGTGCAAATCACCAGCGGCAGGACGTATCTGATGACGGGTGTCGGCAATTACACCACACTTGTCGCAACCGACTCCCTCGGATCCACTGAGACCAAGGCCAAACTGATCAATCCGGATCCGATCGTCTATGCCTGCAAGATACCTTTCAACAATGTGGATCTGCGCATCTCCCCTCGCGTGACCACCATCCATTTCCAGGATTTCCTCGGAATGGATGACGTCACCCACGTCAGCGGTACGGGGACGTACACCATGCCCGCACCGGCCAAGGGGGGTGAGTTGTTCAGGAACTGGACGGTAGAAGGCCTGACTGGGCCTGTCAGTACCATCCTCGAGAAGAACTTCCAGATGCTTCCGGACACGATAGAGCCGGTCGGTGAATTCGACAGTGCCACGGTGACGTTCGATCATTCCCGGATATCGGGTTCGGCCGACGTGTCCGCGCTTCCGGGATCCATGACTTTCTCGGTGGGCGACAGATACCCGGTACTAGACGACGTGGACGGCTACCTATTCTCCGGATGGGATGTGCGCGGAAGGTTCGTCGCGCCCGATGCGATGATTAACGTGTTCTCATCGCATACGGCCGTCAGCGTGTGGAACGCCGAGATGCACTCTGTGACCCTGAAGAATCCGGGCGGTTCCGTAATCCGTACGGAGGAACGTGCCAGCGGCAGCACCGTGGGGCCGTCTTCCATCGAAGTGGACGTCCCGGAGGGGAAGAGGCTGCTGGGGTGGGCGCTGACCGATGGCGGCGAAGCATTGATCGAGGACATCACCGTCACATCCGATATCGTCCTCTTCGCATTGTACCAGGATGTACCGCTCCACACCGTGAGGTTCATTGACGGCGACACCGTCCTATCATCATGTGAGTCGTACGAGGGGACGCGTTTCACGATCGATATGGAGAACCCAATTGCCGACGGCAAGACCTTCCAGAACTGGTCGGTGTACGGCACCGACCGTAAGCAGTACAGGAACGACATAATCACGATCGACGGCGATGTGGACCTGTGTGCGGTGTGGGATACTGTGAAGGTCACCCTGTACTATCACCTGTCCACGACGGTACGCGAGACCTACGACTGGGGCACCGAGGTCACATTGGGTAACAATGATGCGGTCAGGCCAGGCTATACCCTTTCAGGATGGTCCACGACCCTCGGCGGACCCGTGGCATATGATGACGGATCCTCCGTCACTCTGACTTCCAACCTCAACCTCTATCCGTGCTGGGCCCTAAGCGATGTCTGGACTATCACCTGCCATGATTACTCGGGCAACACCGCGACCAGATATCTGGCGGACGGGGAGACGTTCATGATACCGGACCATTCGGCCAGAAGCGGTAACGTGTTCCTCGGATGGTCCATCGGGGACACGGGATCCGTAGATTATGTGACGGGTGACAGCTTCAGCGCCAGAGGGGACGTGCATCTCTACGAGGTCTGGCTGTACGAGGATACGTTCACGGTCACCGTCCATGCGGATACGGACATCGTCAGGACCGGTTACGTCGGCCAGGAAGTGGATGTGACCCTCCCCTCCATGGAGCTGGGAGGATCCGTGCTTCAGGGATGGAGCACAGTCCAGGACTCTGACCGGGCCAGATACGATGCCGAGGATACCGTTTCGGTCTCTGCCGATACGGATTTCTATCCGGTTTGGCAGAGGGTCTGGTTCATGCTGACATACCATCTGGATGAAGGTGACATGACCAGGACGTACGATGCCGGCACACACGTCACATTGATGGTCCCGACGAAGGACGGATCGGCATTCTCCGGCTGGAGGGCCGCCGGTTCTGAAGAACCCATGGGCAAGAGCATCGTCATCGAAGAGGATCTGGACCTGTATCCGGTATGGGTCCCGAAGGATACATCCGAAGGCAGCGACAGGACACCCGGCGGACAGCAGGACGGGACCGTTTCGACGGTCAGGGACGGGTCTGACAACAGGCTGCTCCTGACGCTTTCGACGGGCGCCACCGTGGCGGCTATATTGTCGGTACTGGCGGTGTTCCAGATACGCAGGAACTAAACCCTATATATCGCCCGCACCCTAGGGGATGTGAGCATATGGCGGCTATCAGACTGGGAAAGAATCACCTCAGATGGTGTTACGAATGCAACCTACCGATTCTGGAGAAGGAACAGTGCCCGGTCTGCGGCTCGCCTACTGAGGAGGTCGTGCTCACACCCCCTGGAGATGCCCGCCCGGCATTCCAGCACGACATCGACCTTCTCAGGTCCGTCCTGGACCGCGACTACGGCGAGGGGACCGGCAGGACCGTCATACCGGACGGGCATGTGGTGATCCTCAGCAAGGCACCCTCCCTGGACAGGATGGACGAGGTCGTCATCGACGGTGCCGTCATAGCATCCTTCAGATACGATATGGGAACCGGTTGGAAGTTCGTAGCCAGGATGCAGGGTGCATACCGCATCGCCAAGCATTATTCAAAAGGGTACGTGGTCTGCCACCCTGATGCCATCCCGTTCGTCAGGGAGAGCAAGAACCTCATGGCCCCCGGGGTCATAGACGCCGATCCGGACATCAAGTTCGGGGACGAGATCATAATCGTGGACCCGGAGCGCAACGCCATCGCGACCGGAATGGCCAAGATGACCGGTCCGGAGATGGTAGAGTCCACCAAGGGCGTGGCCGTCAGGACCCGCTGGTACAGGCCCGAGGAGTTCCGCGACCTCACGGACAAGGAGAACTCATGGGACCTGACCGTGAAGGCCAACGAGGGCGTCCTCAGGAAGAGGATCAACGAGGCCACGGATTTCATCAAGAAGACGATAGAGAAGAACAACCTCCCCGCGGTGGTATCGTTCTCCGGAGGGAAGGACAGCCTCGCCTCGCTGCTCCTCACCATGGATGCCAGTCTGAAGCTCCCGGTCATGTTCGTCGACACTGGATTGGAGTTCGACGAGACCGTGCAGCACGTCCACGAGACCTGCGAGAGGCACGGGCTGCAGCTCATCGAGGAGAAGGCGCCCACGGACGCGTTCTTCGGGAACCTGGTCTATTTCGGTCCCCCGGCGAAGGACTACAGGTGGTGCTGCAAGACCAACAAGCTCGGTCCGACCGTCGGTGCCATCAACAAGCACTTCCCCGACGGGGTGCTGTCGTTCATCGGCCAGAGGAAATACGAATCGGAGCAGAGGAACTCCAAACCGAGGGTCTGGAGAAACCCCTGGACGCCCGGACAGGTAGGGGCATC of the methanogenic archaeon mixed culture ISO4-G1 genome contains:
- a CDS encoding UbiD family decarboxylase; translated protein: MSVKDSLFGEVRTIKGKVGAESKDVTAALKEDQNSTCVFEDLNGGRAAGNIFSTREKIAKALNVPKEDIVNHLLEAVTSPRPCEVTDSPAFRQCTLETDITKLPIPKYFPEDGGRYITSGVVVTEYTGKRNVSFHRMMVMDRNHLAIRLVPRHLFTLYNMAKEKGEELRISICIGAKAEVLLAAATSMDFGADELEVASAMNLKGHGAPLAVGRCDNGILVPADTDYVLEGRITLRETKEGPFVDITGTYDFERQQPVIEIDKVWSCKDPIFHLLLPGGYEHFMLMGLPREPMILKTVRQAVPRVKNVRLTEGGCCWLNGVVSIRKNKEGDGVNAIMAAFTGHPSMKNVIIVDDDIDIFNDREVEWAVATRMQADRILKIPNAAGSSLDPSSHGKTTWKVGYDATIPLDADKVLFAKAKL
- a CDS encoding cell surface protein, with amino-acid sequence MNKTMTMIAVVLTVLTAFYVANYAENVDGEVHTTFNGEDYVVISDAGDRCYTDSEMTYSRIYIDSATVTANAFRDCSTSLQYVVLGESVRTVGDSAFEGCTRLGYVSGQQVISLGAYSFKDTGVTNAEFGPSLTAVGPYAFSGCKNLMAPVLSGTNVSSLEDGVFAGSRLRIEDMRNVTRISDTAFQGATVGGQIVSEGQSARIPDIPSITFSGFEPSSLSVQITSGRTYLMTGVGNYTTLVATDSLGSTETKAKLINPDPIVYACKIPFNNVDLRISPRVTTIHFQDFLGMDDVTHVSGTGTYTMPAPAKGGELFRNWTVEGLTGPVSTILEKNFQMLPDTIEPVGEFDSATVTFDHSRISGSADVSALPGSMTFSVGDRYPVLDDVDGYLFSGWDVRGRFVAPDAMINVFSSHTAVSVWNAEMHSVTLKNPGGSVIRTEERASGSTVGPSSIEVDVPEGKRLLGWALTDGGEALIEDITVTSDIVLFALYQDVPLHTVRFIDGDTVLSSCESYEGTRFTIDMENPIADGKTFQNWSVYGTDRKQYRNDIITIDGDVDLCAVWDTVKVTLYYHLSTTVRETYDWGTEVTLGNNDAVRPGYTLSGWSTTLGGPVAYDDGSSVTLTSNLNLYPCWALSDVWTITCHDYSGNTATRYLADGETFMIPDHSARSGNVFLGWSIGDTGSVDYVTGDSFSARGDVHLYEVWLYEDTFTVTVHADTDIVRTGYVGQEVDVTLPSMELGGSVLQGWSTVQDSDRARYDAEDTVSVSADTDFYPVWQRVWFMLTYHLDEGDMTRTYDAGTHVTLMVPTKDGSAFSGWRAAGSEEPMGKSIVIEEDLDLYPVWVPKDTSEGSDRTPGGQQDGTVSTVRDGSDNRLLLTLSTGATVAAILSVLAVFQIRRN
- a CDS encoding PAPS reductase/FAD synthetase family protein, giving the protein MAAIRLGKNHLRWCYECNLPILEKEQCPVCGSPTEEVVLTPPGDARPAFQHDIDLLRSVLDRDYGEGTGRTVIPDGHVVILSKAPSLDRMDEVVIDGAVIASFRYDMGTGWKFVARMQGAYRIAKHYSKGYVVCHPDAIPFVRESKNLMAPGVIDADPDIKFGDEIIIVDPERNAIATGMAKMTGPEMVESTKGVAVRTRWYRPEEFRDLTDKENSWDLTVKANEGVLRKRINEATDFIKKTIEKNNLPAVVSFSGGKDSLASLLLTMDASLKLPVMFVDTGLEFDETVQHVHETCERHGLQLIEEKAPTDAFFGNLVYFGPPAKDYRWCCKTNKLGPTVGAINKHFPDGVLSFIGQRKYESEQRNSKPRVWRNPWTPGQVGASPIQNWCAMHVWLYIFYKKEPYNVWYTRGLDRIGCFLCPASDLAEFDVVAGNSRRWDDWNAYLDRYMEERGLPKEWKEFGLWRWKNAPNSIREEVQKVSGKEVSELTRQTKTPEKGPITMKVQEGYSPCVIGYSIEAALSRPVDLEKVRPFCHAITWIVPDKVEGDYLELGGATLYAEGSIISKSGSETDARRTIDHIFQLIMRAEQCVGCGLCAARCRPHALYMEDGKVHIHEDDCIFCRECFGPCPSVNFARNEEFEQ